One genomic region from Streptomyces sp. NBC_01304 encodes:
- a CDS encoding glycoside hydrolase family 6 protein, whose amino-acid sequence MFRRRRHPRPPRALLGLLTAGLCLLAVGAGPGPDRDPPFWVDPDTDAARQVAAWQQAGRDEDAEVIERIAQHPTATWLADPDPVAGIRRAVRGAAPDGRAVVLVAYRIPHRDCGLYSAGGALDGADYRDWIDRFADAIGDAPALVVLEPDAVPHILDGCTPVEHHAERYALLSDAIARLKRQPHTKVYLDAGHPAWVTEPWRLVPPLMRAGVAGADGFSLNVSNFHKTSDVRAYGVRLGELLGDKHFVIDTSRNGSGSPDFRVPLAWCNPPGLTLGSAPTRLTGHRLVDAHLWVKHPGDSDGPCRGGPPAGHWWPEYALDLARRS is encoded by the coding sequence CCGCGCGCCCTGCTCGGGCTGCTGACCGCCGGACTCTGCCTCCTCGCCGTCGGCGCAGGCCCGGGCCCGGACCGGGACCCGCCGTTCTGGGTGGACCCGGACACCGACGCGGCCCGACAGGTCGCCGCCTGGCAGCAGGCCGGCCGGGACGAGGACGCCGAGGTCATCGAGCGCATCGCCCAACACCCCACGGCGACCTGGCTGGCCGACCCCGACCCGGTGGCCGGGATCCGGCGTGCGGTGCGGGGTGCGGCGCCGGACGGGCGGGCCGTCGTCCTCGTCGCGTACCGCATCCCGCACCGCGACTGCGGCCTCTACTCCGCGGGCGGTGCCCTCGACGGCGCGGACTACCGGGACTGGATCGACCGCTTCGCCGACGCGATCGGCGACGCCCCCGCGCTGGTCGTCCTCGAACCCGATGCGGTCCCGCACATCCTCGACGGCTGTACGCCCGTCGAGCACCACGCGGAGCGGTATGCGCTGCTGTCCGACGCGATCGCCCGCCTCAAGCGGCAGCCGCACACCAAGGTCTATCTGGATGCGGGGCATCCGGCCTGGGTGACCGAGCCCTGGCGGCTCGTGCCGCCGCTGATGCGGGCGGGGGTTGCGGGGGCGGACGGCTTTTCGCTGAACGTGTCCAACTTCCATAAGACGTCGGATGTGCGGGCGTACGGGGTGCGGCTCGGGGAGCTGCTCGGCGACAAGCACTTCGTGATCGACACCAGTCGCAACGGGAGTGGTTCGCCCGATTTCCGTGTGCCGCTCGCCTGGTGCAACCCGCCCGGGTTGACGCTGGGCTCCGCCCCGACCCGGCTTACCGGGCATCGCCTGGTCGACGCGCATCTGTGGGTCAAGCATCCCGGTGACTCGGACGGGCCTTGCCGGGGTGGGCCGCCGGCGGGGCATTGGTGGCCGGAGTATGCGCTGGATCTGGCTCGGCGGTCTTGA
- a CDS encoding class I SAM-dependent methyltransferase, translating into MEQIIQESEQSEPEATRRSADVTESSRANRGWWDRNADEYQNDHGTFLGDDRFVWGPEGLDEIEAGLLGPVESLKGLRVLEIGAGAAQCSRWLAAQGAHPVALDISHRQLQHALRIAGFSSSSPTFPLVCADAGVLPFADGSFDLACSAYGALPFVADPVLVLRDVHRVLRPGGRFVFSVTHPIRWAFPDEPGPEGLSVAASYFDRTPYVEQDDSGNAVYVEHHRTIGDRVRDVVAGGFRLVDLVEPEWPEWNSQEWGGWSPLRGSLIPGTAIFVCERS; encoded by the coding sequence ATGGAGCAGATCATCCAAGAGTCCGAGCAGTCCGAGCCCGAGGCCACCCGCCGTAGCGCCGATGTCACGGAGAGCAGTCGCGCCAACCGTGGCTGGTGGGACCGGAACGCCGACGAGTACCAGAACGACCACGGCACCTTCCTCGGCGATGACCGTTTCGTCTGGGGTCCCGAGGGCCTCGACGAGATCGAGGCCGGTCTCCTCGGCCCCGTGGAGTCACTGAAGGGCCTCCGGGTCCTGGAGATCGGCGCCGGCGCCGCGCAGTGCTCGCGCTGGCTCGCCGCGCAGGGCGCCCACCCGGTGGCGCTTGACATCTCGCACCGCCAGCTCCAGCACGCGCTGCGCATCGCGGGCTTCTCCTCCTCTTCCCCCACGTTCCCGCTGGTGTGCGCGGACGCCGGGGTGCTGCCCTTCGCAGACGGCTCCTTCGACCTGGCCTGCTCCGCCTACGGCGCCCTGCCGTTCGTCGCCGACCCGGTCCTCGTCCTGCGCGACGTGCACCGGGTGCTGCGTCCCGGCGGCCGCTTCGTCTTCTCCGTCACGCACCCGATCCGCTGGGCCTTCCCCGACGAGCCGGGCCCCGAGGGCCTGTCCGTCGCGGCCTCCTACTTCGACCGCACGCCTTATGTGGAGCAGGACGATTCCGGCAACGCGGTCTATGTGGAGCACCACCGCACGATCGGCGACCGGGTCCGCGACGTGGTCGCGGGCGGCTTCCGCCTCGTGGACCTGGTGGAGCCGGAGTGGCCCGAGTGGAACAGCCAGGAGTGGGGTGGCTGGTCTCCCCTGCGAGGGTCGTTGATCCCGGGGACGGCGATCTTCGTGTGCGAGCGGTCCTGA